The segment ataagtacactgtagctgtcttcaccagaagagggcatcagatctcattacagatggttgtgagccaccatgtggttgctgggatttgaactcaagacctctggaagagcagtcagggctcttaaccactgagccatctctccagcccgattcaTAACCATttttaatgagatctggtgccctcttctggcacgcaggcatacatgcaggcagagcacTATGCatagtgaatatttttttttaaatgtgaagttTGTGATATTGGTGTTTGGTACTGTGGCGGCTGCATGGAGTGGGTAGGAGTTTGCGGGAGGTTGTACCCTCATGTTCAGGAAGGTGGAGACTGGTATAGAACTATGATGGAGGAGTGGTTAGAAAACAAGGAACTAGACCTCACCTGTTTTCCAAACCTTTCCCTGAGCAACCCAGCCTGAAGGGATGTGTACTGGTGATCTCCATTCTTCCTCTTGTTGGGATTGgccttgtctttcctttcttctgatttgaactttctccctttctgccttcttctctgTTGCTCAAGCCGCCCATacttgagtacacacacacacacacacacacacctccttcttcccctccccttttccctctctccagggtcttatgtagcctaaGCAGACCTCACACTTGCTTTGCaatccaggctagctttgaactcctgatcctcttgcctctattCCCATGCTGAGATCACAGCCATGCACATCCATACCTagcttttctctctcccccccctctctcatttgtaaatatttatttctatctttttatttatgtagATGTGGAGGGGTGGGTATATGTActtgtacctgtggaggccaaaagagggtgtggGATCCCTGGGACTAGAATTATAGGTAAACCAcgtgacatgggtgctaggaactgaactctcatcctctgtaagaataacaagtactcttaactactgagccatctctccagcccttccttttTCTATGATGTTTTTCTTCAGATGATTTTCTGATTCCAGCCTCAGGAGAATCATGGGATCGACTTCGATTGACCTGCTCCCAACCTTTCACACGTCATCAATCCTTTGGCCTGGCCTTCCTCCGAGTACGTTCCTCTCTGGACTCTCTGTCTGACCCTGTAAAGGATCCCTCatcccctgggagctctgggcttAATCAGGTATGTTCAATGGTGGGGAAAGGATTTACTTTTCTCTAACTTTTTAGTTCCTAGTTAGAACCTGATACTGactgaagagaagaaaacagagaggagAGTATAAGACTTCCTGTGTATGAGTCTGTTGGCGTGACTGAGACATGGCATGGTTAAGTGGAAGGATTGTGTTGTAGACATGAGAAAGAATACAGCCAGAGGCACCCAGAAGAATACAGGGCAGaaggaagtggagagagagagagaagagctggGGAGAGCAAATAGAGCGAGCATGGTGAGAGAAAcatggggggcggggggtgtAGTCGGAACAAAAATAGCAGTGTTATAAGGAAAATAAGTGGCTGAGGAGAGAAGTCTGTGAGCTCGAGGGGGGttaggggaggagaagagaggagaagggcaGGATGCCAGCTAGCATGGACTGTGAAATATGGAACAGGTACTCCTGATACGAGGGAGCACAAGGGCTGGCCTGTACCTTAGTATGCTAATACGCACCACAGGCTGCCATTCGCCTCTTCTGCCAGTGGTAAGGGAAATAATCCCTTTTGGTAGAGGGGAACTGGCTTCACAGTTGCTGAGCAACGCTGGCTTTTATCTAAACACAGAATCCTCCTATATCCAGGTTGAGCCCATTTCTGGGTATTTGGACTGCCTTTCACAGTTTGGGGAATCAGAGTCTGCTTTGGACCTAAAACGCCCTTGTTTTGTGGAATgaattcctctttttcttttacagaGCAAAGATGTGAGTGAGTCGAATACAGTCTACACAAGCTGTTGGGCCATTTGTTCTTTAGCTATATTGAAATTGTTTTTGGATTTCAACTTAACATGTTATTTCTGGGTTTGCAAGGAGTTCTCACTTGGAAGCCCCAAGGCAGCCCCAGTGCCTTGCAAAGCCCTCTGTATCTTTAGATACACGCCTGGTGAATCATTTCCTCtgagcactcgggaggcagaggcaggtggatctctcatgagttcttgttttgagacaggttttctctatagccctggctgtctctgtagaccaggctgaccttgaactcagatattaaaagtgaaccaccactgcctggcacaggaataattttttggtttttgttttgtttttgttttggggaaacTTGGGGacttggggtttgtttgtttgtttgtttgtttgtttgtttgtttgtttgtttttcaaagcagggtttctctgtgtatcagccttggctgccctggaactcatgctgatcaggttggcctcaaactcacagaaatccacttgcctctgcctcccaagtcctgggattaaaggcatgagctaccacTGCCAGATGAAAtaatggtttgtttggttttgtttttttttttaaagatttatttattttatgtatgtaagtacactgtagctgtcttcagacacaccagaggagggcatcagatctcattacagatggtcgtgagtcaccatgtggttgctgggaattgaactcaggacctctggaagagcagtcagcactcttaactgctgagccatctctccagcccctgaaacaaTGGTTTTTTTACACATCCAagttaaagtatattttatttttttgagacaaggccttgctctgtagttggctttgaactttcaACAATATAAACCTATAcaagttcattttatttatatgaagtaTGACATagatatagattttaaaagtttaccagagggctggagagatggctcagaggttaagagcactgactgctcttccagaggtcctgagttcaattcccagcaaccacatggtggctcacaaccatctgtaaggagatctgatgccctcttctggtgtatctgaagatagctacagtgtacttatatataataaatgaataaatctttaaaaaaaaaaaaaagtttaccagaaacaaactcaaaagtTTGCATATTCCATCAGTCCCCGTAGGCTGGTTTTACCCAATAGTGTGGATTCTTGTAGTCCCACAGCCCATCTGATCATGACAAATCACTGAGCATCCAAAATCTTAGCAAGCATAGTAGACTGCTCACCGTGGATACAGCATAGTAGACTGCTCACCATGGATACAGCATAGTAGACTGCTCACCGTGGATACAGTCCTGTTTGTTCCTAGGCAGCAGTGTCCCCTCCTGGTGAATCTGGGTATTCTCCATTCTCTCCTCAGAACTCTTCTGATAAGCTGGAGTCTGATCCTAGCCCCTGGCTGACTAATCCTTCTATCCGGAGGACCTTCTTCCCAGATCCCCAGACGTACGTACCTGCTGTAGATATTTCTCCTGTAAGAAAAAACCATATACCTcatgggcaaaaaaaaaaaaaaaaaaaagcctgtggtCCCCTGGTTAATCACTTAAGATCTAAACATGTCATAATAGCAAACTCTGTTTCTTGGTTCAAGTAATTAGAATAATGTCTGTATTCTGAGTGAAACCAAATACTGTTTCTCTGCAGGAGCACCAAGGAAATTTCAGCGCTCAAGGGTATGTTGAAGCAGTTGCAGCCAGGGCCTCTGGGGCGGGCAGCCCGCATGGTGCTTTCTGCTGCCCATAAGGCACCTCCAGCCAGTGTCGTAAGCCCAAACAATAGCCATGGAGAACCAGATTCCAGTCATCCCGAGCGTGCAGGTGAGCCCATGATCTACCCTTACTGTGCCTGGCATTAACTTTCTTCCCTGACTCTACCACAGTACTAGAATAGCTCACCAGCTTCAAGTGAAACGGCAAAAATGGTCAGGGAAAAGAGAAATTAAGGGTCAGTAGTCAAGATAattctcagctacatagagaGCTGCAATCCAGCTCGAGTAAcacaagacccagtctcaaaagaaatGTCTGTGGTCGCCTAGGTCTTTCCTGGAGAGGGCGCTATTCCAGCTCGTTCCAGGAGGTTGGAGAGTCAGCATCTCAGAGTGTGGCCTCTATTTCATTGGTGACAAACACAAGGGAAGGACAAGGCCAGGCAGAAGTCACAGCTTTTTTACCCCCTTGAGATAAGCTCTCACCACTTAGTTCTtagctggcttagaactcacaggatacctgcctctgcctcccaagtgctgggttgaaggtgtgtgccaccacatcctaGCTTTTTGCAACCTACTCACAGATACTGTGCCATTTGCTAGAAATCACTCAGAGGGGCTCTCAGTACAAACAGGCAGTAGATAATGGGAGTCGTTTCAGAGGCTGGAAGAGTAAAagtctataatttttttaaaaggagactGAAAAGAAACCAAGCATTTGGGGGTATCTACTATTGATAAGGTACTGTGATCATGTAAGCACTTTGAAATACATTCGGTGCTGTACTGTTTCTGAAATTCTGAATAAAGAATGGCGACTATTGGTTTTTGTTACTACTCATTTGACAGGTATTTAGGGAATATCTCTGTGCTAGCCTCATATGGTACTAGAGatatccataataaataaaataaaagtgcttATGTCTTAATAAAGAATTGCTATCTGTGTCACACAAGATAATGTAAAGCTAAACTATGATAAATACTttgaaggaggggagggaagtgggtgggtggggagcactctcatacaggcaaaggggagcggggagggcagatgtgggatgggctggtggaggggtaactgggaagtagAATATCATGGGATGGGTTGGTGGAGGGGGTAATCAGGAAATGGcatatcatttgagatataaacaaatggaatgattaataaaaacaatGCTTTGAAGGAAAAGACCATAGAATGACAAGATTTCAATCAGAGAATCCAGGGAAAGGCCTTGAAGGGATAAGTATGAAATGAgattaaacaagaaaaaacaaattgggctggagagatggctaggtggttaagagcactgactgctcttccagaggtcctgagttcaaatcccagcaaccacatggtagctcacaaccatctgtaatgagatctgatgccctcttctggtgtgtctgaagacagctacagtgtaccagtctactcatatacaataaataaatcttttttttaaagatttatttattatatataagtacactgtaactatcttcagacacaccagaagagggcatcggatcccattacagatggttgtgagccaccatgtggttgctgggaattgaactcatgacttctggaagagcagtcgggtgctcttaaccgctgagccatctctccagcccaataaatcttttttaaaaaagaaaaaggaaaaagttaagATAGAATATCTCAAAAGAAAAGTTAAAGTATGGCAGCCTCTTGTAAGTAGCTagactgtttgattttgtttttcaagaaaatgtCTCACTATTCATCCCCAATTGCCCTTGAGCCTGCCgccctccagcctcagcttcctgagtgtggggcttacatgtgtgtgtgacacCATACTGGGGTTATGTGGAAGTATTAACAAGAGTTTCTAACACAGAGCCCAGAGCAGAAGAACCAAACAGGAAGAACAATGCaagcagagggaagaggaggaaagtccAGGAGCAAAGGAGGTAGGCAGCAGTCACCCCCAGCCCGCTACTCTCCTAAACCCTTCCTCATTCATCAGACTTGAAGATAGGCAGAAACTGGCCCTGACCTGAACCAGAATCAGAAACTATGCACACTGCACATGATCAAAATGTATATCTTATGTCTCAGGCCTATACTGCTAGCATTCAGGAAGCCTGTACATTTGACTGCTTCTAGGACTGCTAGACTACTGGGATATATCgcaagtttcagaacagcctGAAATCAGTGGTTGCTGGTATCTATGGGGACAGACAGATGAATGTGGAGTGACTAACATGCATTTGGAGTTTCTTTGGGGGTTGATTTAAAAAAGTcctagagggctagagagatggctcagtggttaagagcactgactgcccttccagaggtcctgagttcaaatcccagcaaccacatgatggctcacaaccatctgtaatgagatccgatgccctctcctggtgtgtctgaagacagtgcccacatacatgaaataaatctaaaaataaaaaaaagtcctaGAAATACTCGGCTTGGAAGTATCTTTAGTCCATATTTCCAAAGGCTACTTTTACTGGTATGTATAATAATAtctcaattttaaaattaaaaactgccAGGCATGATGtcatatgcttttaatcccaggagctAGAAGGCAGAGAGTGAGAACTTGAGTTGTGGGAAAGCCTGATCTACCTAGCAAGTTCTAGGTCAtacagggctacatagtaagaccctatctcaaaattaatttttaaaaactgaggcCAAAGATAGAAACTTTGTTGTCAACTGCTCAAAGGTTAACTGCCTTCCTCCAAGTCTGTCATATCGAGTGGAAAAACAAGAACTCTGAGCTCCTGTTTCCACCCCCTATATGCTTGTTCTGGATTCTATTCCTTCAGCCCTTGTAGTCTCTCCCGGGTAGCTGACCTTACTGTTCCTTCCACAGACCGTTGTCCAGCTCAAGCTCTCAGCCAAATAGGAGGGCAACAGGAAGGACAAAGCAAAGACAGCAACGACCTCAGGCCAAAAGTGATGGCAGTGGTGTGCAGGCTACTGGACAGTGTCCCATTTGTACAGGTGAGCTGCATCGATCACCATGGGGGTGGGTGTCCTTCTAGACAGTTAGTGAGGTCCaataggagaccctgtctcaaataatcaGTTGGAGAAACAAGATATGCAGTATCACCCTCTGGCTCCCATAAgtgcatgcatatggtacacacaTGCCAGTCAGTtttgttatacacacacaaacagagagagagagagagagagagagagagagagagagagagagagagagagagtgagttttgATTTGCCCAAGCCTGGTGGCAATGTTCTTTATGCTCATAGCTGACCTTTCCCAGTAGACTCAATGTTCTGTAAGGACAACCATATCCCTCTGCACCTAGTAAATGTCTGATGAATGTCTGACAGACATATGATAGTGTCTCTTGGGTTTGAAATACTCAGCCATGGGAGATTTTCCGAACATGCAGTGGCACTGTGGCAGCAGACACTGCCTTCAGCCTGAGAGCAGGCCCAGGTTAATtgtcccctttcctcctcaggttcCTTCAGTATTGAGGCTCTTCCCCGGCATGCTGCCACTTGTGGAGAGAGCTCCCCACCCCAGCCAGCTTCTCCTACCTCCTTGTCTTCCTCAGAGTCTGTGCTGTGGGTGTCTTCCCCAGAGAGCTCGCCGCCACCATCTTCCTGGGTCCAATGCCCTATTTGTGAATTACAGTTCTCGGcaagagaaatagaagaacatGCCAGCGTGTGTGGGGAAGTTTTTCCAGCCTGAGCAGTGACATTCTGCTAACCCTTTCTTGATGTTGGAGCCTGGGGAATGGATCTCTTGTGGCTAAGAAGCATTGGTCCCCTCCCTTCTGTGATTACCTCAGGACTCTGCCTGCCTGAGGACACTTTGGACCCAGCTTGCTCCCCATTCCCGTTGCCAAGGCTGTGTCACTATGGTACCCAATTCTCATAAGGATATTTTCCCCTTAGAACATATTTGGTAGAATTGATGATCTCTCCAAGGCCTTAGAACACTATCTAGAATGTGATTTCCAATGCCCATTTCCCTGAAAGGAAAACGGAGGCTCACCTAGGGGGAAATACTGCCTGAAAATTATAAAGTCCTATGATGGTCTGGGAAGATGAGTGAGTCTTGAGCATGACACTGACACTGAGTCCCATCTGACCTTGACCTTCTATATCTTTCATGGGTGTCTGCCCCAGGTGTAATCAGATACTGCCCTGAAACTTCACACTACTTACCATAGGTGTGGAATGGACGTTCAGTGACACAAAAACCCCTCACAGGGTTCTTAAAGGAACCAGAGAGATTTCCTTCTAAGGAATAGGCGTGGCTGTAAAAGTTTGAGCAAATCTCGTTCTAACTATTTGAGATAGTTGGACCATAGTGTCTCCCCAAGGTCCCCTGGAGCTGCGATGGTCCAATTCTGCTTTGAAGAATTATGCACGCTTCCCTTTTCCCCAGGAGATGTCTTCATGTGGCACTAACACCCGTCCCCCTTATCCCCAAGGTACAGGGCAGGGAGAGAGCAGCTGGTCCTGGTGAAGGGAGGGCTTGGGGTGGGGCCTTGAGTGGGAATGAAAGAGCATGTGAGCCGCAGTCAAGGGAGAGGCAGAGCAGGAGTTCAAGCCTTCAGCCCCTGCCCACAGAAGTGGGTGCAGCCATGGATCCCCTTTCGGTAAGAGACCCttgcttccctcccctcctcatccCAGTCCCCAGGGGGATGCAGGGACAGCCTGCTGCTGTTGGTGGGAGAGCCCCTGGATTCCTGATCCAGGGCCTAGAAGAAAAGAGCAGGGAGCTGGACCTGGTAGAACAGGACGCAACAGTACCAAGGAGGGGAGATGCTCTCCAAGGTAGAAGGCAGAGTGAGAGTATCCGGTGGAGGGAAAGCACCTTAAGGTCCTACTAGAGTCTTTCATAGAGAAAGGGTTTAGGGAAAGTGCAGCTTAAAGACCCTCTGTGTGGGCATGTCTGAACTTGTCCTTCAGAGAGATGAGCAGCTACAAGATGGGAACTGGATTCCTGTCGGATGTGTATAGGTTAGGTGCCTAGTGCGGCCCCAACCACCTACTTTAATCACCTCTCTTCAGGGAACTAACTTGGGCCCTGTTATGTCTGATTTTTATAAGAATGGAAGTGGGCTGAGTAAATACTCCCCATACTAGCTTTTCCTACATGAGTCTACATAATAAAATGGTGAACAAGACAGTATGTGTTGCTGATCTGTGTTTGAGAGGAGGAAGGCATAATAGCTGATTACAGAAGGTAATCTTGGGAACTCAAGAGTGCTGTCCTCTCTCCTTCACCCAACCACAGCCCAACTGGACTGAGATTGTGAACAAAAAGCTCAAATTCCCCCCAACACTGCTGCGTGCTATCCAGGAGGGCCAGCTGGGTCTCGTGCAGCAGCTGCTGGAATCAGGCTCCGATCCCTCGGGTGCTGGGCCAGGTGGTCCTCTGCGGAATGTGGAAGAGTCTGAGGACCGCTCCTGGAGGGAAGCCCTTAATCTGGCCATCCGCCTGGGCCACGAGGTCATCACTGATGTTCTGCTGGCCAATGTCAAGTTTGACTTCCGGCAGATCCACGAAGCCCTGCTAGTGGCTGTGGACACAAACCAGCCAGCGGTAGTGCGTCGTCTGTTAGCTCGGCTGGAACGGGAGAAAGGTCGAAAAGTAGACACCAAGTCTTTCTCTTTAGCCTTCTTTGACTCATCAATCGATGGCTCCCGCTTTGCCCCTGGTGTTACTCCACTCACACTGGCCTGCCAGAAGGACCTGTATGAGATTGCCCAGCTGCTTATGGACCAGGGCCACACTATTGCTCGGCCCCACCCAGTTTCCTGTGCCTGCCTCGAGTGCAGCAATGCGCGCCGATATGACCTGCTGAAGTTCTCACTATCCCGAATCAACACCTACCGGGGCATTGCTAGCAGGGCTCACCTCTCGCTGGCCAGTGAGGATGCCATGCTGGCGGCCTTTCAGCTCAGCCGGGAGCTCAGGCGCCTTGCACGGAAGGAGCCTGAGTTTAAGGTTTGtcaccctccacacacacattctttacTCCATCCTGCCCTCGGGCCCCAtttctgttgttgccctgtgacAGGACTGGACTTTGTGCTGGGTGTTCTAGGAATTTTGAGAAGTGGGGAATGGCAAAAAAGGGTGGAGCTTCTTGTCTTAAGAGCTCCAATTTCATCCGGAACAGACTTTCATTCTAGTGACAGCCACTCCAGGGACATTTGACTTATTTGAGGGGTGCAGCTTCTACCTTAGGGTTCTCTAGATGTATTTAGGGGTACTCTAGACCCACctaagggaagagagaagactaGAAAGCCACTGAACAGGCTTAGATGTGACAAATAGAGCAGGTCCTTGGGGAGACCCAGTGTACGCTCACCTGGAGCGCTGTGTGTTGGGGCTCTCAAGCTTGTGATCATGGATGGAAAAGGGGGACAAGATGCCCCAGGACTTTATTCAGTGCCTCTGTGGATGGTCCTCATGGGCACTGCACAGAAAACTAGGAAAAGAAAGAGTAACCTATGGCTTTTGTGTttcaggaagattttttttaagatttttttttttttgagctggggaccgaacccagggccttgcacttcctaggtaagcgctctaccactgagctaaatccccagccccatgatttatttaatttatatgagtacactgtagctgtcttcagatactccagaagagggcatcagatcctattacagatggttgtgagccaccatgtggttgctgggaactgaactcaggacctctggaagaacagacagtgctcttaacagctgagccatccctccagcccattcAGGAAGATTCTTAAGGGAAGAGGCATTTAAGCTTGTCTGTGGAagaggctggttagagaagatgAGCAGAGAAGGTAGTTGAGGTAGAGCTGAAGGCCTAGTGAAAGGTATGTCATGAGGGGCTGGAGACAGCTCCGTTGGGAGAGTGCCTGTGCATGAGCCCCAGACTTCGATCCCCAGAACTACACGTGGTGCATCACATCCCCAGCACCTGGGCAGTAGAGACAGAATGGTCAGAGTTCAAGAGCATCTCTGGCAGGttgtaggccagcctggaacaCATGAGGCCTTACCTCAACAGCCCTACCCCCAAGAAGTATGAGGACCTGGGATGGAGTACCTGGTCAAGGCCTGGCATTATACCAATCCCGTTTGTCCATTGCTGAGTCCTTGGCATCCCGTGTGCCAAGCCAGACCATGCCTCAGTCCTCAAGGCTGCCATTAGGCAGGGAACCTATAAGGGTCTCATGAAAGCCTAGGACAAAGTTAGGCTAGAGAGCCAGGAGAATAAAAAGGTCCCCACCAGGAAGGAGCAGTGCTTTCAAGGGACTCTCCCATCTCTCACAGCTATGGGATGGGCAGGGCAGGAATTCTCATCCATGCCTTACAGGCAGAGAGACTGAAGTCTCAAAACACGTTTCCTCTCTGAGGGACAGTGCTAAAGGTAACCTGGGCCTTCAAAGACTGACTTGGAACCTCTCTGGAGAAAAAGCTCCAAATAAAACAGGATAGAGTGGGAAATATGCAGCCAAGAACTCCACATTCTTCTGCATCTCCTTAAACAGCCGGCACTGGTTCCATCTAAGGGcagaaaaagtaaatgaaatgagCACAAGTGTAAGCAGTAGGGCAGTGGAGTGGCTCGGCAGgaagggctgctgctgctgctcaaacctgaagacctgagctcaaCACCCAGGACTCAAATAAAAGTGGAAAGAGAACCAATTCTACAAAGTCGTTCTGGcccacgcatgtgtgtgtatgtacctgcacacataccacacacggtaacaatgtttaaagaaaataggAAGTCGGAGTCATAGTGGGACAGGAGTCAGGAATTAGAAGAGGAAAATCTGAGGAGCAGGCAAGCACGGTGGGTTTGGGTTGCAGTACCTTAACGATGCGGTAGGGAAAGCATCAGGTAAGTGAAGGCCACACAGGATTGATGAGGTAGCAGGAGAAAGGAACAGACCCAGTGGTGTCAGAGCTGACCCTGGCCCACAGTTTGGTGGAGGGGCAGGGACAGATTGGTCTGATGGCACACAACACTTTCTTACAGCCTCAGTACATTGCCCTGGAGTCTCTCTGCCAGGACTATGGCTTTGAGTTGCTGGGCATGTGCCGGAATCAGAGTGAGGTCACTGCAGTGCTCAATGACCTGGGCGAGGATAGTGAGACTGAGCCTGAGGCTGAGGGCCTGGGCCAGGCCTTTGAGGAGGGCATCCCTAACCTGGCAAGACTGCGGTTGGCTGTCAACTACAACCAGAAACAGGTCAGCTGGGCCCTCCCTTACCCTGGTCGCTTGTCCTGTCTCCTCTAAGGCATGTCCAAGTCAGCCTTATCCTTTGACTTTCTCTATCCTTGGGACTTGCTGAGACCTTGATACTGAGTGCCCTTCATATGAGCCCTTAACAGCAAGAGGGGGAGTTTCCCATCCTCCCCTGGTTACCTGCAGTCTGAGTACTAACAATCCTTAGAAAGCTAGTCACCACCAGGATCCCACACTCAGAGCTCATGCAGTCTGAGTACTAACGATCCTTAGAAAGCTAGTCACCACCAGGATCCCACATTCAGATCTCACGCAGACTTACCTTTGCCTCAAGCCTAATGAATAACTTTGGCCCCGACTTCTGCTGTTAGACTACAACACCTCACTCTATGCACTAAGGTGTTAAATGCCTGGTGATTTTTTCCCCCTGTCTCATTAGATGCCTTACCCAACAGCCAAGCTAAAGACAGGATCCCTGTCCAGTCCCCCACAGCCCGACTCTCATTCCCAGGCAGATAGCCTGACCCACAAAGCTCTCCTGTGTGGCTTCTCCATTGACCAGGTACTCATGACAGGAAACCCATATTCCATGCCCCTTCCCTCAAGATCCTTCATCCAGACTTCTATTACATATACCTACAGAGGCAGGGAACACTGAGAAGTCTGGGACTGAGACCCCCAAGTTGTACCCACTCCTGCCTGACTTCAAGAGTGTGGGGGTGAAGAGCCTTGGAGTTCATACTGAGGCCTACTGAAATCACTCCACTTGCCCATGGTCACGTGCCCCTCTCTTCTGGGTGGGCTGGCATGGAGACAAAAGGAGGCTTCAACCTCTGTGGCAGGAAGTAGGGCTCTGCCTCCAACCAGCTCCTTTGGCCTTCCTGCCTGGTGGCCATCTCCTCATGGCTCCTCTCTGCTTAGTTTGTAGCACACCCCATCTGCCAGCAAGTGCTGTCTTCCATTTGGTGTGGGAACCTGGCTGGCTGGCGCGGGAGCACCACCATCTGGAAGCTCTTTGTggccttcctcatcttcctcaccATGCCCTTCCTCTGC is part of the Rattus norvegicus strain BN/NHsdMcwi chromosome 1, GRCr8, whole genome shotgun sequence genome and harbors:
- the Xndc1 gene encoding putative short transient receptor potential channel 2-like protein isoform X3, with product MAPVKISHVVSFSSQDPKYPVENLLNPDSHKGPWLSCPRDKTGQLKVEFQLERAVPISYIDVDDFLIPASGESWDRLRLTCSQPFTRHQSFGLAFLRVRSSLDSLSDPVKDPSSPGSSGLNQNSSDKLESDPSPWLTNPSIRRTFFPDPQTSTKEISALKGMLKQLQPGPLGRAARMVLSAAHKAPPASVVSPNNSHGEPDSSHPERAEPRAEEPNRKNNASRGKRRKVQEQRRPLSSSSSQPNRRATGRTKQRQQRPQAKSDGSGVQATGQCPICTGSFSIEALPRHAATCGESSPPQPASPTSLSSSESVLWVSSPESSPPPSSWVQCPICELQFSAREIEEHASVCGEVFPA
- the Xndc1 gene encoding putative short transient receptor potential channel 2-like protein isoform X1; the encoded protein is MAPVKISHVVSFSSQDPKYPVENLLNPDSHKGPWLSCPRDKTGQLKVEFQLERAVPISYIDVGNCGCAFLQIDVGRSSWPLDRPFVTLLPATMLMSLTDSKEGKNRSGVRMFKDDDFLIPASGESWDRLRLTCSQPFTRHQSFGLAFLRVRSSLDSLSDPVKDPSSPGSSGLNQNSSDKLESDPSPWLTNPSIRRTFFPDPQTSTKEISALKGMLKQLQPGPLGRAARMVLSAAHKAPPASVVSPNNSHGEPDSSHPERAEPRAEEPNRKNNASRGKRRKVQEQRRPLSSSSSQPNRRATGRTKQRQQRPQAKSDGSGVQATGQCPICTGSFSIEALPRHAATCGESSPPQPASPTSLSSSESVLWVSSPESSPPPSSWVQCPICELQFSAREIEEHASVCGEVFPA
- the Xndc1 gene encoding putative short transient receptor potential channel 2-like protein isoform X4 — its product is MSIDVGRSSWPLDRPFVTLLPATMLMSLTDSKEGKNRSGVRMFKDDDFLIPASGESWDRLRLTCSQPFTRHQSFGLAFLRVRSSLDSLSDPVKDPSSPGSSGLNQNSSDKLESDPSPWLTNPSIRRTFFPDPQTSTKEISALKGMLKQLQPGPLGRAARMVLSAAHKAPPASVVSPNNSHGEPDSSHPERAEPRAEEPNRKNNASRGKRRKVQEQRRPLSSSSSQPNRRATGRTKQRQQRPQAKSDGSGVQATGQCPICTGSFSIEALPRHAATCGESSPPQPASPTSLSSSESVLWVSSPESSPPPSSWVQCPICELQFSAREIEEHASVCGEVFPA
- the Xndc1 gene encoding putative short transient receptor potential channel 2-like protein isoform X2, which translates into the protein MAPVKISHVVSFSSQDPKYPVENLLNPDSHKGPWLSCPRDKTGQLKVEFQLERAVPISYIDVGNCGCAFLQIDVGRSSWPLDRPFVTLLPATMLMSLTDSKEGKNRSGVRMFKDDDFLIPASGESWDRLRLTCSQPFTRHQSFGLAFLRVRSSLDSLSDPVKDPSSPGSSGLNQNSSDKLESDPSPWLTNPSIRRTFFPDPQTSTKEISALKGMLKQLQPGPLGRAARMVLSAAHKAPPASVVSPNNSHGEPDSSHPERAEPRAEEPNRKNNASRGKRRKVQEQRRPLSSSSSQPNRRATGRTKQRQQRPQAKSDGSGVQATGQCPICTESVLWVSSPESSPPPSSWVQCPICELQFSAREIEEHASVCGEVFPA